One genomic window of Pempheris klunzingeri isolate RE-2024b chromosome 12, fPemKlu1.hap1, whole genome shotgun sequence includes the following:
- the LOC139211249 gene encoding transmembrane protein 229B-like isoform X1, which produces MLPRDGGEYIICKENTGKSGPSFFATGMGAEDEALAEPHGSVSGRPLSAVVRLYVYALHGCLCEVAFTAVWDWCSVQDRRLAGHSSLWALPMYATAIYLMEDLRARLLAQHRPLPVRLVAYTAFIYLWEFSWGVGLRLLGACPWDYSGYRYNLGGLVTLEYAVPWAVAAFIAEQHVIKNTLRIRLHN; this is translated from the exons ATGCTGCCCAGGGATGGAGGCGAGTACATTATATGCAAGGAGAACACAGGGAAGTCAGGACCAAG TTTCTTTGCGACAGGGATGGGTGCTGAAGATGAGGCCTTAGCAGAGCCCCATGGGAGCGTCTCAGGTcgtcctctctctgctgtagtTCGTCTCTATGTGTACGCTCTGCATGGCTGCCTCTGTGAGGTGGCCTTCACTGCGGTGTGGGACTGGTGCAGCGTCCAGGACAGGAGGCTGGCCGGTCACAGCAGCCTTTGGGCGCTGCCTATGTACGCTACCGCCATCTACCTCATGGAAGACCTTAGAGCCCGACTGCTGGCTCAGCATCGCCCACTGCCAGTGCGTCTGGTGGCCTACACGGCGTTCATCTACCTATGGGAGTTCAGCTGGGGGGTGGGGCTGAGGCTCCTGGGGGCCTGTCCCTGGGACTACTCAGGTTACAGGTATAACCTGGGAGGACTGGTGACTCTGGAGTATGCAGTGCCCTGGGCTGTGGCAGCATTTATAGCAGAGCAGCATGTGATCAAGAACACTCTGAGGATAAGACTGCACAACTGA
- the LOC139211249 gene encoding transmembrane protein 229B-like isoform X2 — MEASTLYARRTQGSQDQGMGAEDEALAEPHGSVSGRPLSAVVRLYVYALHGCLCEVAFTAVWDWCSVQDRRLAGHSSLWALPMYATAIYLMEDLRARLLAQHRPLPVRLVAYTAFIYLWEFSWGVGLRLLGACPWDYSGYRYNLGGLVTLEYAVPWAVAAFIAEQHVIKNTLRIRLHN; from the exons ATGGAGGCGAGTACATTATATGCAAGGAGAACACAGGGAAGTCAGGACCAAG GGATGGGTGCTGAAGATGAGGCCTTAGCAGAGCCCCATGGGAGCGTCTCAGGTcgtcctctctctgctgtagtTCGTCTCTATGTGTACGCTCTGCATGGCTGCCTCTGTGAGGTGGCCTTCACTGCGGTGTGGGACTGGTGCAGCGTCCAGGACAGGAGGCTGGCCGGTCACAGCAGCCTTTGGGCGCTGCCTATGTACGCTACCGCCATCTACCTCATGGAAGACCTTAGAGCCCGACTGCTGGCTCAGCATCGCCCACTGCCAGTGCGTCTGGTGGCCTACACGGCGTTCATCTACCTATGGGAGTTCAGCTGGGGGGTGGGGCTGAGGCTCCTGGGGGCCTGTCCCTGGGACTACTCAGGTTACAGGTATAACCTGGGAGGACTGGTGACTCTGGAGTATGCAGTGCCCTGGGCTGTGGCAGCATTTATAGCAGAGCAGCATGTGATCAAGAACACTCTGAGGATAAGACTGCACAACTGA